A window of Nocardioidaceae bacterium genomic DNA:
AAGATCCGCCTCGACAAGGCCGACGTGGTCGTCACCGGCGGCTTCGACGACCTGGGGCTCGAGGGGATCCTCGGCTTCGGCTCGATGTCGGCCACGGCCGACACCGACCAGATGCTCGGCAAGGGCATCGAGCCCGCACACGTCAGCCGCCCCAACGACCGTCGTCGCGGCGGCTTCGTCGAGGGCCAGGGCGGCGGCACCGTCGTGCTCGCCCGCGGTGACGTCGCGCTGCGGATGGGGCTGCCCGTGCTCGGCGTGGTCGCGTACGCGGGCTCCTTCGCCGACGGCATCCACACCTCGATCCCGGCCCCCGGCCTGGGCGCGATGGGTGCGGGCATCGGCGGTACCGACTCACCGCTGGCCCGTGGGCTGGCAAGCGTCGGCCTGGGTGCCGACGACGTCGCGGTGGTCTCCAAGCACGACACGTCCACCGCGGCCAACGACCCGAACGAGTCCCGTCTGCACGAGGCGCTCGCCGGGGCGCTCGGCCGCTCGGCCGGCGCACCGATGTACGTCGTGAGCCAGAAGTCGCTCACCGGTCACGCCAAGGGCGGCGCGGCCGCCTTCCAGCTGATCGGGCTCAGCCAGCTGCTGACGACCGGCACCATCCCGCCGAACCGGTCGTTGGACTGCGTCGACGCCCAGCTCGCGGAGAACCCGCACCTGGTGTGGCTGCGCGAGACGCTGCGTACCGGACCGCTCCGGGCCGGCCTGGTCACCAGTCTCGGGTTCGGGCACGTCTCCGCGCTGATCGCGCTCGCCCACCCGGCGGCGTTCGCGGCGACGCTCACCGACGCCGAGCGCGAGACGTGGCTGGTCGCCGCGAGCGAGCGGCTCGCCGCGGGGGAACGGCGTCGTCAGGAGGCCATGTGCGGCGGCGAGGCGCTGTTCACCCGCGTCGACGGACGCCGCTTCGACGACGCCGACCAGCTCGCCACCCGCCGCGACGAGCAGGCCCTGCTGCTGGATCCGGCCGCACGGCTCGGGGAGGACGGGACCTACCCGGTGAGCGGCGCGTGAGCGTGCCGCTGCAGCGAGGGGCTCACGACCTCGACCTGCCCGACCTGAGCCCGGCCACGGGAGTCGGCGTGGACGTCGTCGGCATCAGCGCCTTCGCCGCCCAGCTGGGCGCGCCGGGCACCCGGTTCGCCGCGGTGTTCACGCCCGGGGAGCGGCGTACGGCTACCTCCCGCCCCCACCCCGACGCCAGCCTGGCGGCGCGGTGGGCGGCCAAGGAGGCCGTGGTCAAGGCGTGGTCGGCAAGCCGCTTCGGTCGCGCCGACGTCATCGGCCGCGACCACCTCGACTGGCGTGAGATCGAGGTGCGCTCCGACGCCCTGGGCCGGGTCGCGATCCGCCTGCACGGCGCGGTCGCCGACGCCCTCACCGGACACGAGGTCCTCGTGTCCCTCAGCCACGACGCCGAGGCCGACGTCGCCTGCGCGTACGCCGTGCTGATCCCGCGCAGACCCACCACCGAGGAGACCACCGCATGAGCACCCGCGACAGCATCGAATCCACCGACGTCTCCGTGCAGCTGCCCGGGCTCGTCGTACGCCACGTCGTCGCCGTCGGCGACGCGGTCGCGGCCGGCGACGCACTGGTGGTCACCGAGACCATGAAGTGCGAGAGCACCGTGGTCGCCCCCTCCGCGGGTGTCGTACGCAGCCTCGCGCCCGTTGGCGACGTGCTCGAGCCCGGTGAGGCCGTCGTGTCCCTCGACGCCCCGGCCGGTGAGGAGGCCGTGGCGCCGGGCCGCGTGCGCAAGCCGCGACCCCTCCCGCCCCATCAGGTCGTCGCCACCGTCTGCGGACCCGAGGCGGACCCGCGCCTGGGTGCAGCCGCGCGCTCGGGCAGCTTCGTCGAGCTCGACCTCGCCGAGGACAGCGAGCCCTTGCGGCTCGACGGCGGCACCCTGCGTCCCTCGCCGCGCACCGGCGACCGGCTCACCGAGGTGGGTCCGGGCCACGTGCGTACGAGCGGCGTCATGGTCGGTGTGATGACCCACGTCGTCGACGGCCACCCCGACGGCGTCTCCCGCGTCTGGATCGGTGGGGACTCCTCGAGGGCGATGGGCGCGGTCAGCGAGGCCGAGTGCCGCCGCATCCTCGCCGCGATCGACCTCGCCGAGCAGCGCGGACTGCCGCTGGAGTGGGTCGCGGTCTCCGCGGGCGCCCGCATCGCGTGGGACACCGGCACCGAGACGATGGACTGGTGCGCGGCCGTCGTCGCCCGGCTGGTGCAGTTCACGCAGACCGGCGGCTCGGTCGTCGTGATCGTCAACGGCGTCAACGTCGGGGCACAGTCCTACTGGAACGCCGAGGCCACCATGCTCGGCCACCACTCCGGCATGCTCGTCATGGTCGGTGACCAGGCGATGGTGCTCACCGGCAAGAACGCGCTCGCGCTGTCGGGCGGCGGCAAGCACCGCGACGACGCGGCGATCGGCGGCTACGACCAGGTCATGGGCCCCAACGGCGAGGCGCACCACAGGGTCGCAGACGTCGTGGAGGCGTACCGCCTCGTCTTCACCCACCACTCGCTGTGCACCCGGCGCACCGACGGCTCGCCGGCCCGGGTCGGCAGCCCCGACCCGGTGGTGCGCGACGTGACCCGTGACGCCTACACCGAGCCGGAGCCCTTCGACTCCATCGGCGAGATCCTCGAGGAGCTCACCCACCCCGACCGGAAGCAGGCGTTCGCCATGCGGCCGGTCATGGCCGCGCTCGCCGACCGCGACGCGCCGGTGCTGGAGCGGTGGAGCGACATGGCGGACGCCGGCGGGACGATCGTGTGGGACACCCGTCTCGGCGGCGCCCCGGCGAGCGTCATCGGTATCGAGTCGCGCCCTGTGCCGCGGGACACCGGCGACGGCTGGCTCAGCGGCCAGACGCTGCACCCGGAGGGGTCGCGCAAGGTCGCGCACGCCATCAACGCAGCCTCCGGCAACCGGCCCGTGGTCGTGCTGGCGAACCTCGCCGGCTTCGACGGCTCGGCGCGCAGCATGCGCGGTCGGCAGCTCGAGTTCGGCGCCGAGATCGCCCGCGCCGTGACGAACTTCGAGGGCCCGCTGGTGGTGGCCGTGCTGGGTCGCTTCCACGGTGGGGCGTACGTGGTGTTCTCCAAGGCGCTCAACCCCGAGGTGAGGATCGTGGCGCTGGACGGCACGTACGTCTCGGTCATCGGTGGCGACTCCGCCGCGGGCGTCGTGATGGTGCGCGAGGTCGACCGCCGGGTGAAGGAGAAGCTGGCCTCCGCCCCGGGGGCGGACCCGGAGAGGCTGCGCCGCATCGAGCAGGCTGCCGTCGCTCGGGAGTTCGACCGGGTGCACGACGTACGACGCGCCGCCGAGGTCGGCTCGGTCGACGAGGTCGTGCGGCCCTCGCACCTGCGGGAGACCGTCGTACGCATGGCGGGCCTGCTCGAGCCCGACCCCGTCGCTGGCGCCGCGGTGCCGGATCAGGCCCGTCGGGCTGCGGCGTCGGCCTCGGCGCGCACGAGGTAGCCGGTCAGCATCATCTTCAGCTGCACGACGGCATCGGGGTGCGACTGGCCGTCGCGGATCGAGAAGTTGAGCATCGAGTAGGTGACGTGCACGAGCACCTCGGCGATGCTCTGCCGGTGCGCGATGGCCGACCCCGGTGTCAGCGGCGCGAGCAGACGGGTGACCTCGGCGGCGAGCTCTCGCTCGTGCTGGGCGGCGAGGCTGCGCGTCGCGGGCACGGACTGCATCGCCAGCCATACCGCCCGGCGCGAGGGGTCGGTGCGCCAGAGCCCCGCGAGGTGGTCGAGGAGCTTCTCCAGCAGCTCGGCCCAGTCGAGGCTGGGGATCTCGGCGGCGAAGTCGGCGAGCGCGTCCATGACGTGCCGGGTGTCGAGCCGGTCGAGCTCGCAGACGATGGCGTGCTTGTTGCCGAAGAACTGGTACACTGACCCGATCGGCACCCCCGCCCGGGAGGCGACCTGGTCGGCGGTGAAGGACTCGATGCCGACCTCGGTGAGCAGGGTCCGGGCCGCGGTGAGGATCGCGTCGAAGCGCCGGTGACCCCGTTCCTGCGTCGGACGACGGCGCGGCAGGAACTCCTCGACGTCGGTGCTCGTGCCGGCAGGGTCCACGGGTGCAGGGTAGGTGACGGCATGGTGTGGAGATCGACGGCCGTGGGAACAGCCGGCCTCGTGTGCTTCTCGCTCGAGGCCGATGTCGTCGCAGGCGTCGCGCTGCTCCCCGTCGCCGGTCTGACCCTCCGCGAGGTGCGGCACGTCAGGGAGCTGCCCTCCGCGTCGCTGCCTCTGGTCTTCGCCCTGCACCAGCTCGTCGAGACTCTCGTGTGGGCCGGCCAGGACGGATCGGTGTCGGCGTGCGTGTCCGCCGCGGCGGCCACCACCTACGTCTTCATCGCGCTGCCGTTCCTCCCGGCGCTGGTGCCGCTCGCGATCCTGCTGCTCGAACCGACCGGCGCGCGACTGAGGGTCGCCCCCTTCGCGGCCCTGGGACTGGTGGTCGCGGGCTACCTCGCGTGGGCGATGTTCTCCGGACCGATCGACGTGCGCGAGGAACCGCACGCGTTGGTCTACGGCGTCGACCTCAGCTGGGGGCCGCTGTGGGCCGTGCTGTACGTCGTGGCCGTCGTCGGGCCCTGCCTGCTGTCCGGCTACCCCACGATCATCGGCTTCGGGGCAGCCAACCTCGTCGGCCTGACGGTCGTCGCCGTCCTCTACACACAGGCGTTCGCATCGCTGTGGTGCGTGTACGCCGCGGTGACCTCGCTGCTCATCCTGTGGCACATGCGTCGTCGGCGCCGCCTGCCCGACGCCCACCGCCTGCACGGCGTACGCACGCCGCACGCGGACACCAGCGTCTGAGGCGCCGGCGCACCCGGATGTCGGTGGAGGTGGGCATGATGGCGCTGTGAGCTCCCCTGAGTCCGACGAGTCGGTGCCGCAGACGACCCCTGACGACGCGCGGGCCGAGCACCGGCTGCTCGCCGAGGAGATCGACGACGCGCGGTGGCGCTACTACGTGCGCGACGAGCCGACGCTGAGCGACGCGGCGTACGACGAGAAGATGCAGCGGCTCGAGGCGTTGGAGGAGGCGTACCCCGACCTGCGGACGCCGAAGTCGCCGACCCAGACCGTCGGCGGCGCCGTGTCGACGGACTTCACGCCGGTCGAGCACCTCGAGCGCATGCTGAGCCTCGACAACGCGTTCAACGCCGACGACCTCGCCGAGTGGCTCGCCCGCGTCGAGCGGGACGGCGTCCCGTCGCCGGCACTGCTGTGCGAGCTGAAGGTCGACGGACTGGCGATCAACCTCCTCTACCGCGCCGGGCGGCTCGAGCGGGCCGCCACCCGCGGGGACGGCCGGGTGGGGGAGGACGTCACCCACAACGTCCGCACCATCGCCGGGATCCCGCACCGTCTGAGCGGCAGCGAGGATCACCCCGTGCCCGACCTGGTCGAGGTGCGTGGCGAGATCTACTTCCCGGTCACGGCCTTCGCGCAGCTCAACGAGACCCGCCTCGACGCCGGGGAGCCACCCTTCGCGAACCCCCGCAACGCCGCCGCCGGCTCACTGCGCCAGAAGGACCCGCGGGTCACCGCGACGCGGGCGCTCGCGATGGTCTGCCACGGGATGGGGGCGGCCGAGGGCTTCAGGCCCGACTCCCAGTCCCACGCGTACGAGGCGCTGGCCGCCTGGGGGCTGCCGGTCTCGGAGCGGGCGAGGGTGCTGACCTCGCTGCCGGACGTGCAGGCCTTCGTGGAGGAGGCGGGGGAGCGGCGCCACGACCCGGAGTTCGTCGACCACGAGATCGACGGAGTGGTCGTGAAGGTCGACGACGTCTCCGCCCAGCGTCGGCTCGGCTCGACATCGCGGGCGCCGCGGTGGGCGATCGCGTACAAGTACCCGCCCGAGGAGGTGCACGCCCCGCTGCTGTCCATCGAGGTGAACGTCGGCCGCACCGGACGGGTCACGCCGTTCGGACGCATGCAGCCGACACCGGTCGCCGGCTCCACGGTCGAGATGGCGACCCTGCACAACGCGCACGAGGTCAAGCGCAAGGACGTACGCCCCGGCGACACCGTCATCCTCCGCAAGGCCGGCGACGTCATCCCCGAGATCCTCGGGCCGGTGCTCGACCTGCGGCCCGCGGGACTCGAGCCGTGGACGATGCCGACCCACTGCCCGGTGTGCGGC
This region includes:
- a CDS encoding holo-ACP synthase: MSPATGVGVDVVGISAFAAQLGAPGTRFAAVFTPGERRTATSRPHPDASLAARWAAKEAVVKAWSASRFGRADVIGRDHLDWREIEVRSDALGRVAIRLHGAVADALTGHEVLVSLSHDAEADVACAYAVLIPRRPTTEETTA
- a CDS encoding TetR family transcriptional regulator, with translation MPRRRPTQERGHRRFDAILTAARTLLTEVGIESFTADQVASRAGVPIGSVYQFFGNKHAIVCELDRLDTRHVMDALADFAAEIPSLDWAELLEKLLDHLAGLWRTDPSRRAVWLAMQSVPATRSLAAQHERELAAEVTRLLAPLTPGSAIAHRQSIAEVLVHVTYSMLNFSIRDGQSHPDAVVQLKMMLTGYLVRAEADAAARRA
- the ligA gene encoding NAD-dependent DNA ligase LigA, with the protein product MLAEEIDDARWRYYVRDEPTLSDAAYDEKMQRLEALEEAYPDLRTPKSPTQTVGGAVSTDFTPVEHLERMLSLDNAFNADDLAEWLARVERDGVPSPALLCELKVDGLAINLLYRAGRLERAATRGDGRVGEDVTHNVRTIAGIPHRLSGSEDHPVPDLVEVRGEIYFPVTAFAQLNETRLDAGEPPFANPRNAAAGSLRQKDPRVTATRALAMVCHGMGAAEGFRPDSQSHAYEALAAWGLPVSERARVLTSLPDVQAFVEEAGERRHDPEFVDHEIDGVVVKVDDVSAQRRLGSTSRAPRWAIAYKYPPEEVHAPLLSIEVNVGRTGRVTPFGRMQPTPVAGSTVEMATLHNAHEVKRKDVRPGDTVILRKAGDVIPEILGPVLDLRPAGLEPWTMPTHCPVCGTELAQQKEGDKDLRCPNHQHCPAQVRERVFHVAGRGAFDIEGLGYEAATALLEARVIADEGDVFDLDADKLRQTDLFTRAPKKGEEGPQLSANGQRLLDNLDKAKEAPLWRVLVGLSIRHVGPTAARALATELGSMAAVREADEETLAAVDGVGPTIAASVRRWFDAPGNEWHGSIVDRWEAAGVTMADERDASVVRHLEGMSIVVTGSLENYSRDQAKEAILARGGKAAGSVSKKTAYVVVGDSPGSKADKAEQLGVPVLDEAGFTVLLEQGPDALPSEMATPGDDA